One region of Ornithinibacter aureus genomic DNA includes:
- the gyrA gene encoding DNA gyrase subunit A yields MTEQPPIDSDRTEPIDLNTEMQRSYIEYAMSVIVSRALPDVRDGLKPVHRRVVYAMYDGGYRPDRGFNKCSRVVGEVMGQYHPHGDASIYDALVRLVQDWSMRYPLVQGQGNFGSPGDDPAAAPRYTECRMAPLAMEMVRDIDEDTVEFRPNYDGKTLEPVVLPSRFPNLLVNGSSGIAVGMATNIPPHNLREVAAAAEWVLAHPDATREETLAAVMTEIKGPDFPTGALIMGTRGIEDAYRTGRGSIIMRAVVQVEEIQGRQCLVITELPYQVNPDSLAQKIAEHVKDGRLSGIADIRDETSGRTGQRLVIVLKRDAVAKVVLNNLYKHTQLQTNFGANMLALVDGVPRTLPIDAFIRHWVEHQIDVIQRRTAYRLRKAEERIHILRGLLKALDALDEVIALIRRSPTVDAARTGLMELLTIDEIQAQAILDMQLRRLAALERQKIIDDHDELEAMILDYTDILAKPGRQRDIISEELAEIVRRFGDDRRTQVLPFDGDMSMEDLIPEEDVVVTITRGGYAKRTRVDAYRSQRRGGKGVRGASLRGEDMVDHFFTTTSHHWLLFFTNLGRVYRAKAYELPDAGRDSKGQHVANVMAFQPGEKIAQVLAVRDYSSGAYLVLATKSGLVKKTRLGEYDSPRSGGLIAVNLRDGDELVGAGLAEATDDLLLVSRKGQSVRFHADDATLRPMGRATSGVTGMKFRGDDSLLSMSVVEAGTDPDVFVVFESGLAKRSKASEWNVKGRAILGVAVAKLSDKGGDLVGALTVEEDDEVLVIFEKGNIVRSRVDEVRLTGRNTMGVQFAKAGRGDSIVAVARNPEREVDEDAVPSSTDSDSDSDGDSTGGSE; encoded by the coding sequence ATGACTGAGCAGCCCCCGATCGACTCCGACCGCACGGAGCCGATCGACCTCAACACCGAGATGCAGCGCAGCTACATCGAGTACGCCATGAGCGTCATCGTCAGCCGCGCGCTACCCGACGTGCGTGATGGCCTCAAGCCCGTGCACCGCCGTGTCGTCTACGCGATGTACGACGGTGGCTACCGTCCCGACCGCGGCTTCAACAAGTGCAGCCGCGTCGTCGGCGAGGTCATGGGGCAGTACCACCCGCACGGTGACGCCTCGATCTACGACGCCCTCGTACGCCTCGTGCAGGACTGGAGCATGCGCTACCCGCTGGTGCAGGGCCAGGGCAACTTCGGCTCCCCCGGTGACGACCCGGCCGCCGCCCCGCGGTACACCGAGTGCCGCATGGCTCCGCTGGCCATGGAGATGGTGCGCGACATCGACGAGGACACCGTCGAGTTCCGCCCCAACTACGACGGCAAGACCCTCGAGCCGGTCGTGCTGCCCAGCCGCTTCCCGAACCTGCTCGTCAACGGAAGCTCCGGCATCGCCGTCGGCATGGCGACGAACATCCCGCCGCACAACCTGCGCGAGGTCGCCGCTGCCGCCGAGTGGGTGCTCGCCCACCCCGACGCCACCCGCGAGGAGACCCTCGCCGCGGTCATGACCGAGATCAAGGGCCCCGACTTCCCCACCGGCGCTCTCATCATGGGCACCCGGGGCATCGAGGACGCCTACCGCACGGGCCGCGGTTCGATCATCATGCGCGCGGTCGTGCAGGTCGAGGAGATCCAGGGCCGGCAGTGCCTGGTCATCACCGAGCTGCCCTACCAGGTCAACCCCGACAGCCTCGCGCAGAAGATCGCCGAGCACGTCAAGGACGGGCGCCTGTCCGGGATCGCCGACATCCGCGACGAGACCTCGGGCCGCACCGGTCAGCGCCTGGTCATCGTGCTCAAGCGCGACGCCGTCGCCAAGGTCGTGCTGAACAACCTCTACAAGCACACCCAGCTGCAGACGAACTTCGGCGCGAACATGCTGGCGCTCGTCGACGGGGTGCCGCGCACGCTGCCGATCGACGCGTTCATCCGGCACTGGGTCGAGCACCAGATCGACGTCATCCAGCGCCGCACGGCCTACCGGCTGCGCAAGGCCGAGGAGCGCATCCACATCCTGCGCGGGCTGCTGAAGGCGCTCGACGCGCTCGACGAGGTCATCGCGCTGATCCGGCGCTCGCCGACGGTGGATGCCGCCCGCACCGGTCTCATGGAGCTGCTCACCATCGATGAGATCCAGGCCCAGGCGATCCTGGACATGCAGCTTCGCCGCCTCGCGGCGCTGGAGCGCCAGAAGATCATCGACGACCACGACGAGCTCGAGGCGATGATCCTCGACTACACCGACATCCTCGCCAAGCCCGGTCGCCAGCGCGACATCATCTCCGAGGAGCTCGCCGAGATCGTGCGGCGCTTCGGGGACGACCGGCGCACCCAGGTGCTGCCGTTCGACGGGGACATGTCGATGGAGGACCTGATCCCCGAGGAGGACGTCGTCGTGACGATCACCCGCGGTGGCTACGCCAAGCGCACCCGGGTCGACGCGTACCGCTCGCAGCGGCGCGGCGGCAAGGGTGTTCGCGGGGCGTCGCTGCGCGGCGAGGACATGGTCGACCACTTCTTCACGACGACCTCGCACCACTGGCTGCTGTTCTTCACCAACCTCGGCCGCGTCTACCGCGCCAAGGCGTACGAACTGCCGGATGCCGGTCGTGACAGCAAGGGTCAGCACGTCGCCAACGTCATGGCCTTCCAGCCCGGGGAGAAGATCGCCCAGGTGCTGGCGGTGCGCGACTACTCCAGCGGGGCCTACCTCGTGCTGGCCACGAAGAGCGGGCTGGTCAAGAAGACCCGCCTCGGTGAGTACGACAGCCCGCGCAGCGGTGGGTTGATTGCGGTCAACCTGCGTGATGGTGACGAGCTGGTCGGGGCCGGCCTGGCCGAGGCCACCGACGACCTGCTGCTCGTCTCCCGCAAGGGCCAGTCGGTGCGCTTCCACGCCGACGACGCCACGCTGCGCCCGATGGGCCGCGCCACCTCCGGCGTCACCGGCATGAAGTTCCGCGGCGACGACTCGTTGCTGTCGATGTCGGTCGTCGAGGCCGGCACCGACCCCGATGTGTTCGTCGTGTTCGAGTCGGGCCTGGCCAAGCGCTCGAAGGCCTCGGAGTGGAACGTCAAGGGCCGCGCCATCCTCGGGGTGGCCGTCGCCAAGCTCAGCGACAAGGGCGGCGACCTCGTCGGGGCCCTCACCGTCGAGGAGGACGACGAGGTGCTCGTGATCTTCGAGAAGGGCAACATCGTCCGTTCGCGGGTCGACGAGGTGCGCCTCACCGGCCGCAACACCATGGGCGTGCAGTTCGCCAAGGCCGGCCGGGGTGACTCGATCGTCGCCGTGGCCCGCAACCCCGAGCGCGAGGTCGACGAGGATGCCGTACCGTCGAGCACGGACTCGGATTCGGACTCGGACGGGGACTCAACAGGAGGCAGTGAGTGA
- a CDS encoding DUF3566 domain-containing protein produces the protein MSNNEAVTGASANISTVTTTPAPRPASARRVRLTVSRVDPWSAMKVSFLLSVALGIAMVVMVFVLWTILAGMGVFDQVNGVVGEIVQDRNQRFDILDFVGLGRVLSLSIVIAVIDVIVITAIATLAAFLYNVSSALVGGLQLTLTDD, from the coding sequence GTGAGCAATAACGAGGCCGTCACGGGGGCGTCCGCTAACATCTCGACGGTGACGACCACGCCCGCTCCGCGACCGGCATCCGCACGTCGCGTGCGCCTCACGGTGTCGCGTGTCGACCCGTGGTCGGCGATGAAGGTGTCGTTCCTGCTGTCGGTGGCGCTCGGGATCGCGATGGTCGTCATGGTGTTCGTGCTGTGGACGATCCTGGCCGGCATGGGCGTCTTCGACCAGGTCAACGGGGTCGTCGGCGAGATCGTGCAGGACCGCAACCAGCGCTTCGACATCCTCGACTTCGTCGGCCTCGGGCGGGTGCTGTCGCTGTCGATCGTCATCGCGGTCATCGACGTCATCGTCATCACGGCAATCGCGACCCTGGCGGCGTTCCTCTACAACGTCTCCAGCGCGCTCGTCGGTGGTCTGCAGCTGACGCTCACCGACGACTGA
- a CDS encoding DLW-39 family protein — protein sequence MKKLLLIVATAVGALAIQKQMKAKQAENKLWAEATDTPAN from the coding sequence GTGAAGAAGCTCCTTCTCATCGTGGCGACTGCGGTCGGTGCGCTGGCGATCCAGAAGCAGATGAAGGCCAAGCAGGCCGAGAACAAGCTCTGGGCCGAGGCCACGGACACCCCGGCGAACTAA
- the gyrB gene encoding DNA topoisomerase (ATP-hydrolyzing) subunit B: MTEQSEAPTSNGESYDAGSITVLEGLEAVRKRPGMYIGSTGERGLHHLVWEIVDNAVDEALAGYADTIDVTLMENGAVRVKDNGRGIPTDMHPTEGVSAVELVLTQLHAGGKFGGGGYKVSGGLHGVGSSVVNALSTRLDVCVRQKGHAFRMSFDHGVPVAPLEMMEQTDRTGTTITYWANPEIFETVTYDYETIRARFQQMAFLNKGLTINLVDERVVATASADGEPDLDGVDADIALVQDDEDAAAGGEVKQTTARSVSYRYENGLVDYVNHLVSSKKTEKVHDDVISIEVEDVERSLSLELAMQWTTSYSESVHTYANTINTHEGGTHEEGFRAAMTKLVNDFARKQNQLKDKDDNLTGDDVREGLTAVISVKLGEPQFEGQTKTKLGNSEVKGFVQRAMTDEFGAWLDSHPNEGREIVRKAIQASAARLAARKAREATRKRVLESGGLPGKLRDCQAKDPAVSEVFIVEGDSAGGSAVRGRNPHNQAILPIRGKILNVERARLDKALGNQEVQALISAFGTGIGEDFDIEKARYHKIVLMADADVDGMHIRTLLLTLLFRFMKPLIEAGYVYLAQPPLFRLKWSNAPHQFAFTDRERDAMIADGQSKGWRLPKDNPIQRYKGLGEMDYQELWETTMDPAERVLLQVTLDDAAAADEIFSILMGEDVESRRGFIQRNARDVRFLDI; the protein is encoded by the coding sequence GTGACGGAGCAGAGCGAGGCCCCGACCTCGAACGGCGAGTCATACGACGCCGGCTCGATCACCGTGCTCGAGGGCCTGGAGGCGGTGCGCAAGCGCCCCGGCATGTACATCGGCTCCACCGGCGAGCGCGGCCTGCACCACCTCGTGTGGGAGATCGTCGACAACGCGGTCGATGAGGCCCTGGCCGGGTACGCCGACACCATCGACGTCACGCTCATGGAGAACGGCGCCGTGCGCGTCAAGGACAACGGGCGCGGCATCCCCACCGACATGCACCCGACCGAGGGCGTCAGCGCCGTCGAGCTCGTGCTCACCCAGCTGCACGCCGGCGGCAAGTTCGGCGGCGGCGGGTACAAGGTCTCCGGTGGTCTGCACGGTGTGGGCTCCTCCGTCGTCAACGCGCTGTCGACCCGCCTCGACGTGTGCGTGCGCCAGAAGGGGCACGCGTTCCGGATGTCGTTCGACCACGGTGTGCCCGTCGCGCCGCTGGAGATGATGGAGCAGACCGACCGCACCGGCACCACCATCACCTACTGGGCCAACCCCGAGATCTTCGAGACGGTCACCTACGACTACGAGACGATCCGCGCCCGCTTCCAGCAGATGGCCTTCCTCAACAAGGGCCTGACGATCAATCTGGTCGACGAGCGCGTGGTGGCCACGGCATCCGCCGACGGTGAGCCCGACCTCGACGGCGTCGACGCCGACATCGCGCTCGTGCAGGACGACGAGGATGCCGCGGCGGGTGGGGAGGTCAAGCAGACCACCGCACGCTCGGTGTCCTACCGCTACGAGAACGGCCTGGTCGACTACGTCAACCACCTCGTGTCGTCGAAGAAGACCGAGAAGGTGCACGACGACGTCATCTCGATCGAGGTCGAGGACGTCGAGCGCAGCCTCTCGCTCGAGCTCGCCATGCAGTGGACCACCTCGTACTCCGAGTCGGTGCACACCTACGCGAACACGATCAACACGCACGAGGGCGGCACCCACGAGGAGGGCTTCCGCGCGGCGATGACCAAGCTCGTCAACGACTTCGCGCGCAAGCAGAACCAGCTCAAGGACAAGGACGACAACCTCACCGGTGACGACGTGCGCGAGGGGCTGACCGCGGTCATCTCGGTCAAGCTCGGCGAGCCGCAGTTCGAGGGGCAGACCAAGACCAAGCTCGGCAACTCCGAGGTCAAGGGCTTCGTGCAGCGGGCCATGACCGACGAGTTCGGGGCCTGGCTGGACAGCCACCCGAACGAGGGCCGCGAGATCGTCCGCAAGGCGATCCAGGCCTCGGCCGCACGCCTGGCTGCGCGCAAGGCGCGCGAGGCCACCCGCAAGCGGGTGCTGGAGAGCGGTGGTCTGCCGGGAAAGCTGCGCGACTGCCAGGCCAAGGACCCGGCCGTCTCCGAGGTGTTCATCGTCGAGGGTGACTCGGCCGGTGGGTCGGCAGTGCGCGGGCGCAACCCGCACAACCAGGCGATCCTGCCGATCCGCGGCAAGATCCTCAACGTCGAGCGGGCCCGGCTCGACAAGGCCCTGGGCAACCAGGAGGTCCAGGCCCTGATCTCGGCGTTCGGCACCGGCATCGGTGAGGACTTCGACATCGAGAAGGCCAGGTACCACAAGATCGTGCTGATGGCCGATGCCGACGTCGACGGCATGCACATCCGCACGCTGCTGCTGACCCTGCTGTTCCGGTTCATGAAGCCGCTCATCGAGGCCGGCTACGTCTACCTCGCGCAGCCGCCGCTGTTCCGCCTGAAGTGGAGCAACGCCCCGCACCAGTTCGCGTTCACCGACCGCGAGCGCGACGCGATGATCGCCGACGGTCAGAGCAAGGGCTGGCGCCTGCCCAAGGACAACCCGATCCAGCGGTACAAGGGTCTGGGTGAGATGGACTACCAGGAGCTGTGGGAGACCACGATGGACCCGGCCGAGCGGGTGCTGCTCCAGGTCACCCTCGACGACGCCGCGGCGGCCGACGAGATCTTCTCGATCCTCATGGGTGAGGACGTCGAGTCCCGCCGCGGGTTCATCCAGCGCAACGCGCGCGACGTCCGCTTCCTCGACATCTGA